The Echeneis naucrates chromosome 10, fEcheNa1.1, whole genome shotgun sequence genome has a window encoding:
- the ctbp1 gene encoding C-terminal-binding protein 1, whose protein sequence is MGSSHLLNKGMPLGIRPPIMNGPMHPRPLVALLDGRDCTVEMPILKDVATVAFCDAQSTQEIHEKVLNEAVGALMYHTITLMREDLEKFKALRIIVRIGSGYDNIDIKSAGELGIAVCNMPAASVEETADSTLCHILTLYRRTTWLHQALREGTRVQSVEQIREVASGAARIRGETLGLIGLGRVGQAVALRAKAFGFNVIFYDPYLADGVERSLGLQRVTTLQDLLFHSDCVSLHCSLNEHNHHLINDFTIKQMRQGAFLVNTARGGLVDEKALAQALKEGRIRGAALDVHETEPFSFSQGPLKDAPNLICTPHAAWYSEQASLEMREEAAREIRRAVTGRIPDSLKNCVNKEFLTQNNHWAGVDPATVHPELNGAYRYPPGVVNLPAGGLPPPVEGIVPSAVPITHTLPPAVTHPPHAPSPGQNTVKPPEGDREQHPNDQL, encoded by the exons gcatCAGGCCACCCATTATGAACGGGCCCATGCACCCACGGCCCCTAGTGGCGCTGCTGGATGGGCGCGACTGCACAGTGGAGATGCCCATCCTGAAAGATGTAGCAACTGTGGCTTTTTGTGACGCTCAGTCCACACAGGAGATCCATGAAAAG GTGCTGAATGAAGCTGTAGGAGCTCTGATGTACCACACCATCACTCTGATGAGAGAAGACCTGGAGAAGTTCAAAGCTCTGCGCATCATCGTTCGCATCGGCAGCGGCTACGACAACATTGACATCAAATCTGCAGGGGAGCTGG GCATCGCTGTTTGTAATATGCCAGCGGCTTCTGTCGAGGAGACAGCAGACTCCACGTTGTGTCACATCCTCACCTTGTACCGACGCACCACCTGGCTGCACCAG GCCCTCCGAGAAGGCACACGGGTTCAGAGTGTGGAGCAGATCCGGGAGGTGGCGTCAGGAGCGGCGAGGATCCGAGGAGAGACGCTGGGGCTCATCGGGCTCG GACGAGTGGGCCAGGCTGTGGCCCTGCGAGCCAAGGCCTTTGGCTTCAATGTGATTTTCTATGACCCTTATTTGGCTGACGGAGTAGAAAGATCCCTGGGACTACAAAGGGTCACCACACTACag GACCTGCTCTTCCACTCTGACTGCGTGTCTCTGCACTGCAGCCTGAATGAACACAACCACCACCTGATCAACGACTTCACTATCAAACAG ATGCGTCAAGGGGCCTTCCTAGTAAACACAGCCAGGGGGGGTTTGGTGGACGAGAAGGCGCTGGCTCAGGCTCTGAAGGAGGGGAGGATACGAGGAGCTGCTCTAGACGTTCATGAGACAGAGCCTTTCAG tttCAGTCAGGGTCCACTAAAGGATGCGCCTAATCTGATCTGCACCCCACATGCTGCCTGGTACAGCGAACAGGCATCGCTGGAAATGAGAGAGGAGGCAGCCAGGGAGATCCGGAGGGCTGTGACAG GCCGTATTCCAGACAGTCTGAAGAACTGTGTGAATAAGGAGTTCCTCACCCAGAACAACCATTGGGCAGGAGTTGACCCAGCAACCGTCCACCCCGAGCTCAACGGGGCTTACAG GTATCCTCCAGGAGTTGTGAACTTGCCAGCTGGTGGCCTTCCGCCTCCAGTTGAAGGCATCGTTCCCAGTGCTGTGCCcatcacacacaccctcccGCCCGCCGTCACACACCCTCCTCACGCCCCATCTCCCGGACAAAACACAGTGAAGCCACCAGAGGGCGACAGAGAGCAGCATCCAAACGACCAACTGTAA
- the spon2b gene encoding spondin-2b, producing MDTTKNILTVCETLYHLIILIVTLGQGCNSMPVPTDIPMCTASETAQYSLTFTGKWTQAAFPKQYPVYRPPAQWSNLIGVTHSSDYHMWQRNEFASNGVRDFAEKGEAWTLMKEVEAAGERIQSVYGILSAPAVVGGTGQMNTQFEVFARHSYLSFIVRIVPSPDWFVGVDSIDLCDGDRWKDNVSLELFPYDAGTDSGFTFSSPNFETIPQDKVTQITASFPSHPANSFYYPRLKHLPPIAKVTLTRVKKTNQIISLPAEPTQSNQLPTGNEIEDKLINTPLDCEVSVWSPWGLCKGKCGESGVRHRTRYVLMHPANNGAACPLLEEERKCFPDNCL from the exons ATGGACACCACAAAGAACATCCTCACAGTCTGTGAGACACTCTACCATCTAATCATCTTGATAGTGACATTGGGCCAAGGGTGTAATTCAATGCCTGTTCCTACTGACATCCCTATGTGCACAGCCTCAGAAACTGCCCAATATAGCCTAACTTTTACCGGCAAGTGGACTCAGGCAGCTTTCCCTAAGCAGTATCCCGTCTACCGTCCCCCTGCACAATGGTCCAACCTTATTG GGGTGACGCACAGCTCTGACTACCATATGTGGCAGCGTAATGAGTTTGCAAGCAATGGAGTGAGGGATTTTGCGGAGAAAGGCGAGGCCTGGACACTGATGAAGGAAGTTGAGGCGGCCGGCGAACGTATCCAGAGTGTTTATGGGatcctctctgctcctgctgtaGTGGGAGGGACAGGCCAGATGAACACCCAATTTGAGGTCTTTGCCAGGCACTCTTAT ctgtcatTCATTGTGCGCATCGTTCCAAGCCCAGACTGGTTTGTGGGTGTGGACAGTATTGACTTGTGTGACGGCGACCGCTGGAAAGATAATGTGTCACTGGAGCTTTTCCCATACGATGCAGGAACTGACAGCGGGTTCACCTTCTCCTCTCCAAATTTTGAGACCATCCCACAGGACAAAGTCACACAG ATCACCGCTTCCTTCCCCAGTCACCCTGCCAACTCCTTTTACTACCCCCGCCTGAAACACCTCCCACCCATTGCCAAAGTAACACTGACCAGGGTAAAGAAGACCAATCAGATCATCAGCTTGCCTGCAGAACCCACACAGTCCAACCAACTCCCCACAGGAAACGAGATTGAGGACAAGCTCATAA ATACACCTCTGGACTGCGAGGTGTCAGTGTGGTCTCCCTGGGGATTGTGCAAAGGCAAGTGTGGAGAGTCAGGCGTGAGGCACCGCACACGCTACGTCCTAATGCACCCAGCAAACAATGGAGCAGCATGCCCCCttctggaggaagagaggaaatgCTTCCCTGACAACTGCTTATGA
- the LOC115049487 gene encoding transmembrane emp24 domain-containing protein 11 → MGFQGIGFLLQCYLMLAAAMYFDLGEQEEKCIIEEVPEDMLVTGYFLLEPWDIKASTHSPHFGVTVSVRDPNQEVVMSKRYGKFGKFTFTAHASGQHFLCFQTNSTRFAVFAGERLKLHLDVQMGEHTIDRNTDKTKDNMVTLENSLSHLIDQMMYITRQQEYQREKEEVFRQISEDTNSKVLWWAVVQTLTLLSVGFWQMKRLKDFFIAKKLV, encoded by the exons ATGGGTTTTCAAGGCATTGGCTTTCTGCTCCAGTGTTACCTGATGTTGGCAGCAGCTATGTATTTTGATCTcggagagcaggaagaaaaatgCATAATTGAAGAAGTTCCTGAAGATATGCTGGTGACCG GTTATTTCTTGCTCGAGCCTTGGGATATAAAAGCATCCACACACTCCCCTCACTTTGGGGTCACTGTGTCTGTCAGAGACCCCAACCAAGAG GTTGTGATGTCTAAACGCTATGGTAAATTTGGTAAATTCACCTTCACAGCTCATGCCTCTGGTCAGCACTTCCTTTGTTTCCAAACCAACTCCACAAGGTTTGCTGTCTTTGCTGGAGAACGGCTG AAACTACATTTGGACGTCCAGATGGGAGAGCACACAATTGACCGCAACACTGACAAAACCAAAGACAACATGGTGACGTTAGAGAACAGCCTCAGTCACCTCATAGATCAGATGATGTACATCACCAGGCAGCAGGAGTACCAGCGG GAGAAAGAGGAGGTATTTCGTCAGATCAGTGAGGACACCAACAGTAAGGTGTTGTGGTGGGCGGTGGTACAGACCTTGACTCTGCTGTCAGTCGGATTTTGGCAGATGAAACGACTCAAAGATTTCTTCATTGCCAAGAAGCTGGTCTGA